In a genomic window of Epinephelus lanceolatus isolate andai-2023 chromosome 3, ASM4190304v1, whole genome shotgun sequence:
- the LOC144462602 gene encoding uncharacterized protein LOC144462602: MGSGQSKTSERRIEPDYGAANVRFMKINYGKESVAQLDLWVNECCFPQSGSLSVKQLEALEVRLTDLEKRGLVGKFGGKIKFEADWSAFNNWMKEAKHRQGPKGLPAQCPKLDSDLNSAPPARPPPYADHRGGEEAGGSSATNNSSAAAADMKPTSPSADTSHGTPRGNVSPHPNPSIPSSLRSGKSYGPEQGEREGQKTELSAPMLEVAAGNGEAQLVYRPWLMSDMIEAMATLPHILEGGEKYGEQLHRPTIGELRRMLTCHMSNDWHKVADVFMDNESARLVHCDYEHDTNAAYRAIVNRLMLKLKTKFPVCLDWGKVVAVKQGAEESVPAYLFRLREAAMKYGGLTETEVEAKEGERHATQMRLLFLNGVKPEIADVIHRVFLTWPTADLADIERHAVGAEAEFQCQRAELQRQREEEAAKKLEKKDRLSAKLLLAQLQDLKGGRKGKSRGGRRDKDKDKDRCYNCGKSGHWARNCHKGDNNKKKDGASESD; this comes from the coding sequence ATGGGATCTGGTCAGAGCAAGACCTCAGAGAGGAGAATTGAGCCTGATTATGGCGCTGCCAACGTGAGGTTCATGAAGATCAATTATGGGAAGGAGAGCGTGGCTCAGTTAGATCTGTGGGTAAATGAGTGCTGTTTTCCACAATCTGGCAGCCTGAGTGTAAAACAACTCGAGGCGTTAGAGGTGAGGTTAACAGATTTAGAAAAAAGGGGATTAGTAGGGAAATTTGGAGGTAAGATCAAATTCGAGGCAGATTGGTCAGCATTTAATAATTGGATGAAAGAGGCCAAGCATAGGCAGGGCCCCAAAGGTCTCCCGGCGCAGTGTCCAAAACTGGATTCGGACCTCAACTCGGCTCCACCTGCACGGCCCCCACCGTACGCCGATCACCGTGGCGGGGAGGAAGCAGGCGGCTCCTCTGCAACAAACAACTCCTCTGCAGCAGCGGCAGACATGAAGCCCACTTCCCCCTCCGCTGACACTTCACACGGAACCCCACGGGGCAACGTGTCTCCACATCCAAATCCCTCCATCCCCTCATCCCTGCGCAGTGGAAAATCCTACGGGCCTGAGCAGGGAGAGCGAGAGGGGCAAAAGACAGAACTGAGTGCTCCCATGCTGGAAGTGGCAGCTGGAAATGGAGAAGCACAACTTGTGTACAGACCATGGCTGATGAGCGACATGATTGAGGCCATGGCAACCCTGCCACACATCCTGgaaggaggagagaaatatGGAGAGCAACTGCACAGACCCACCATCGGTGAACTAAGACGTATGTTAACATGTCACATGTCAAATGACTGGCATAAGGTGGCGGATGTGTTTATGGACAATGAATCTGCCAGACTGGTTCACTGTGATTATGAACACGACACCAACGCTGCCTACAGGGCCATTGTCAATCGGCTGATgctgaaactgaaaacaaagtttcctgtttgtttggACTGGGGAAAAGTGGTGGCGGTTAAGCAGGGGGCAGAGGAGAGTGTCCCTGCTTATCTGTTCCGCCTGAGAGAGGCAGCAATGAAATATGGTGGACTGACTGAAACTGAAGTTGAGGCGAAAGAGGGCGAAAGACACGCAACCCAAATGCGTCTGCTTTTCCTGAACGGGGTGAAACCAGAGATTGCAGATGTAATTCACCGTGTTTTCCTTACATGGCCAACAGCTGATCTCGCGGACATTGAGAGACACGCTGTGGGAGCTGAGGCTGAATTTCAGTGTCAGAGGGCTGAACTCCAGcgtcagagagaggaggaagcgGCAAAGAAACTGGAGAAAAAAGATCGCCTCTCTGCCAAACTACTGCTGGCTCAGCTGCAGGATCTGAAGGGAGGCCGGAAAGGAAAGTCACGGGGAGGGcgcagagacaaagacaaagacaaagaccgTTGTTACAACTGTGGCAAAAGTGGACATTGGGCACGAAACTGCCACAAGGGggacaacaacaagaaaaaggATGGGGCAAGCGAGTCGGATTGA